CGGCATGACGGTCGAAGAAGCGCGGAAGGCCGTGCTCAAGAGACTGGAAGAAACGCTTCGCGAACCTATCGTGACGGCGTTCTTGCGACGTCAACGAGCCGACGTTGTGTATCTCATTGGCCCTGGCCAGGGTTCGGGGGTGATCGACCTCACGCCGCAGATGGACGTTCGCCAGTTGGTCGCGCGCATCTCCGTGCCTTCCGACCCGGATATGGTGGACGTGATTATCTACCGCCGGGGAGAGACTCCGATCAAGGTGGACCTGTGGGCGGTGTTGCAGGATAAGCCCGGCGCATGGAACGGGTTGCTTCAACCCGAAGACATCATCGCCTTCCTCCCCAAACCCTTCATCAGGGTCTGGTTTATCGGCCCCTTTGGTTCGACCGGCGAAGTCAAGGTGCGGCAAGGCTGGGATGTTTATGAGACTCTGGCTTCGATCGGGGGTGTGGACCCTGCGCCTATGACGCTCGATGAAGCTCAACTCCTGGTGAGGCGGGGGCCGGAGATGCTGCGGGTTCCTGCTAAGAAGCACCCTGAGCAACGCGGCCTCGTTTTGGAGCCGGGAGACGTGGTCATGCTCGACCAACCGAAGATGATCCGGGTGATCGTGACGGGGTTCGCGGGCGCTTCTGGTGAGTTCATCGTGCGTGAGGACCTGCCGCTCTCCCAACTCATGCTCAAGGCGCAGGGCGCGGGGCCTCAGGGCACCTTGCAGGGTGTCTTGCTCTTTCGGGGAGGGGAAATCCTGCGCGTGGACGCGACTGGGCCCCTGACAGGCCAACCTCCCAGTCAGTTTCGCTTGCAGGATGGGGACTTCTTCTATGTTCCAAAGAACGAACGGTTCCTCTATGCCTTCGGCGAAGTGAACACACCCGGGAAGTACGTGTTCCAAGACGGCGAACGGATTTTCGCCGCGGACCTTCTGGCTCAGGCAGGCGGAACGTCCGACCGTGGGAGTCTGCGGCGGGTCCTCCTTCTGAGGCCGGACGAAACGGGCCGATACCAGCCGACCCGCTTCAATTTAGACGAGTTCATCAAGGACGGCAACGTGAAAGCGAACCCCGAACTCAGGCCGGGCGACTTGGTCTTTTTCGGCGAGCCCAAGGGCCTCA
The genomic region above belongs to Candidatus Nitrosymbiomonas proteolyticus and contains:
- a CDS encoding polysaccharide export, producing MDMWNLRLFGVLVCVGLLAWVASGQQDVGPRLKPGDTIAVVVHGYDGYSGDFTLFADGSINGRGIGRLIVVGMTVEEARKAVLKRLEETLREPIVTAFLRRQRADVVYLIGPGQGSGVIDLTPQMDVRQLVARISVPSDPDMVDVIIYRRGETPIKVDLWAVLQDKPGAWNGLLQPEDIIAFLPKPFIRVWFIGPFGSTGEVKVRQGWDVYETLASIGGVDPAPMTLDEAQLLVRRGPEMLRVPAKKHPEQRGLVLEPGDVVMLDQPKMIRVIVTGFAGASGEFIVREDLPLSQLMLKAQGAGPQGTLQGVLLFRGGEILRVDATGPLTGQPPSQFRLQDGDFFYVPKNERFLYAFGEVNTPGKYVFQDGERIFAADLLAQAGGTSDRGSLRRVLLLRPDETGRYQPTRFNLDEFIKDGNVKANPELRPGDLVFFGEPKGLTLQTIAQLIGGMFLFDSIVRR